Proteins encoded by one window of Thunnus thynnus chromosome 3, fThuThy2.1, whole genome shotgun sequence:
- the LOC137175819 gene encoding homeodomain-interacting protein kinase 3-like isoform X2 has translation METPSSSNYSATHFKKYKILKIVGEGSFGHVFKCVHRETEEIVAIKEKWWALDNEACTLKILMEKKLDKCNIVKFYDGFSGDRCLVFEHLDITLGGFLAETKTAMRLQDVRRIIQQMAVAFDALKNIGLIHTDVHINNIMLVDRVRPVRVKLIGFDMAIPSHKAKRSMIDHGSFYRAPEIMLGMPFSEAIDMWSLGCVMAEMVVGSTLFPGRSDHETLRYIIDILGPPPDRIIKEGRKSREYFQSDSQGWRLTEFSRWCGTDDRSYSFRSLDGIKVGH, from the exons ATGGAGACACCAAGTTCATCGAATTACAGCGCAACCCACTTCAAGAAGTACAAAATCTTGAAAATAGTCGGAGAGGGCAGCTTTGGACACGTGTTCAAATGTGTCCACAGAGAAACTGAAGAGATCGTTGCCATCAAAGAAAAGTGGTGGGCTCTGGACAATGAG GCATGCACCTTAAAAATCTTAATGGAAAAAAAGCTTGACAAATGCAATATTGTCAAGTTCTACGATGGATTTTCGGGGGACCGATGTCTTGTCTTCGAGCATTTAGACATCACCCTGGGGGGGTTCCTCGCAGAAACAAAGACGGCCATGCGTCTCCAAGACGTCAGAAGAATTATCCAACAG ATGGCCGTAGCATTTGATGCCCTAAAGAACATCGGATTGATCCACACCGATGTTCACATCAATAACATCATGCTGGTGGATCGTGTTAGACCAGTCCGGGTGAAGCTGATTGGTTTTGACATGGCTATTCCCAGCCACAAAGCCAAAAGGAGCATGATCGACCATGGCAGTTTCTACAG AGCTCCAGAGATTATGTTAGGTATGCCATTTTCTGAGGCCATTGACATGTGGTCGCTCGGCTGTGTGATGGCAGAAATGGTTGTGGGCTCGACGCTGTTCCCGGGAAGGAGTGACCATGAGACG cTACGGTACATCATTGACATCCTGGGTCCGCCGCCAGACCGCATTATCAAGGAAGGGAGGAAGTCAAGGGAATACTTCCAGTCGGATTCCCAAGGATGGAGGCTCACG GAATTCTCGAGATGGTGTGGGACTGATGACAGGTCCTACTCGTTCCGGTCCCTGGATGGAATAAAGGTAGGTCATTAA
- the LOC137175812 gene encoding nematocyst expressed protein 3-like, which produces MLQWDGRERITPSEILTHPFITTTYRNNKRTLETAANEPGPTDTPKLNQEAEPGTSEVYEPGMNQEPGTNEVDEPGMNQEPGTNELDELSLNKEDEDGFWSNVRRTVPSGVIMVQPLPPAFSLPPVELVSCLREAQAERGPNNVEEDFWSAIRRIAPSGILMVQPARAPGLAPARAPAPAPAPALDPSTATAPAPALAPTLAPVKAPAPAPAPAPAPAPDPATAPAPAPALAPTLAPVMAPAPAPAPAPAPAPAPAPAPAPDPATAPAPALAPTLAPVMTPAPPPAPAPAPAPDPATAPAPALAMALAPAMAPAPAPAPAPAPAPDPAPAPAPAPTLAPATAATAPATVLYENNHLDRTDDSEPKKKKKRNGFKRFCSWWKRTFFSCCCVSTVED; this is translated from the exons ATGCTCCAGTGGGATGGGAGGGAGAGGATTACCCCCAGCGAAATCCTCACCCATCCATTTATTACAACGACCTACCGCAACAA CAAAAGAACTCTGGAGACTGCAGCAAACGAACCCGGCCCGACAGACACACCCAAATTGAACCAGGAAGCTGAGCCTGGAACCAGTGAGGTATACGAGCCCGGTATGAACCAGGAACCCGGAACCAATGAGGTGGATGAACCCGGTATGAACCAGGAACCTGGAACCAATGAGCTGGATGAACTCAGCCTGAACAAGGAAGATGAAGATGGATTCTGGAGTAACGTTCGTCGCACAGTGCCATCAGGTGTGATCATGGTTCAGCCTCTACCTCCTGCATTCAGTCTTCCACCGGTGGAGCTGGTATCCTGTTTGCGAGAGGCACAGGCTGAACGTGGACCCAACAACGTAGAGGAGGATTTCTGGAGTGCTATACGCCGCATAGCACCATCAGGCATCCTTATGGTTCAGCCAGCTCGTGCTCCTGGTCTTGCTCCTGCTCGagctcctgctcctgctcctgctccggCTCTGGATCCCTCTACCGCTACCGCCCCCGCCCCCGCTCTGGCTCCGACTCTGGCTCCAGTTAAGGCTCCggctcctgctcctgctcctgctccggCTCCGGCTCCAGATCCCGCTACCGCCCCCGCCCCCGCCCCCGCTCTGGCTCCGACTCTGGCTCCAGTTATggctcctgctcctgctcctgctcctgctcctgctcctgctcctgctccggCTCCGGCTCCGGCTCCGGATCCCGCTACCGCCCCCGCCCCCGCTCTGGCTCCGACTCTGGCTCCAGTTATgactcctgctcctcctcctgctcctgctccggCTCCGGCTCCGGATCCCGCTACCGCTCCCGCCCCCGCTCTGGCTATGGCTCTGGCTCCAGCTATggctcctgctcctgctcctgctcctgctcctgctcctgctccggATCCCGCTCCCGCTCCCGCCCCCGCCCCCACTCTTGCTCCGGCTACTGCTGCTACGGCTCCTGCCACTGTTCTATATGAAAACAATCACCTGGATAGAACGGATGACAGCGAgccgaagaagaagaagaagaggaacggCTTCAAGCGTTTCTGCTCCTGGTGGAAGAGGACGTTTTTCTCATGCTGCTGCGTGAGCACCGTGGAGGACTGA
- the LOC137175819 gene encoding homeodomain-interacting protein kinase 3-like isoform X1 has protein sequence MDVMTLILHLHDRKKKTSDNLFAMETPSSSNYSATHFKKYKILKIVGEGSFGHVFKCVHRETEEIVAIKEKWWALDNEACTLKILMEKKLDKCNIVKFYDGFSGDRCLVFEHLDITLGGFLAETKTAMRLQDVRRIIQQMAVAFDALKNIGLIHTDVHINNIMLVDRVRPVRVKLIGFDMAIPSHKAKRSMIDHGSFYRAPEIMLGMPFSEAIDMWSLGCVMAEMVVGSTLFPGRSDHETLRYIIDILGPPPDRIIKEGRKSREYFQSDSQGWRLTEFSRWCGTDDRSYSFRSLDGIKVGH, from the exons atggacgttatgacattaatacttcatctccatgatagaaagaagaagacatcagataac CTTTTTGCAATGGAGACACCAAGTTCATCGAATTACAGCGCAACCCACTTCAAGAAGTACAAAATCTTGAAAATAGTCGGAGAGGGCAGCTTTGGACACGTGTTCAAATGTGTCCACAGAGAAACTGAAGAGATCGTTGCCATCAAAGAAAAGTGGTGGGCTCTGGACAATGAG GCATGCACCTTAAAAATCTTAATGGAAAAAAAGCTTGACAAATGCAATATTGTCAAGTTCTACGATGGATTTTCGGGGGACCGATGTCTTGTCTTCGAGCATTTAGACATCACCCTGGGGGGGTTCCTCGCAGAAACAAAGACGGCCATGCGTCTCCAAGACGTCAGAAGAATTATCCAACAG ATGGCCGTAGCATTTGATGCCCTAAAGAACATCGGATTGATCCACACCGATGTTCACATCAATAACATCATGCTGGTGGATCGTGTTAGACCAGTCCGGGTGAAGCTGATTGGTTTTGACATGGCTATTCCCAGCCACAAAGCCAAAAGGAGCATGATCGACCATGGCAGTTTCTACAG AGCTCCAGAGATTATGTTAGGTATGCCATTTTCTGAGGCCATTGACATGTGGTCGCTCGGCTGTGTGATGGCAGAAATGGTTGTGGGCTCGACGCTGTTCCCGGGAAGGAGTGACCATGAGACG cTACGGTACATCATTGACATCCTGGGTCCGCCGCCAGACCGCATTATCAAGGAAGGGAGGAAGTCAAGGGAATACTTCCAGTCGGATTCCCAAGGATGGAGGCTCACG GAATTCTCGAGATGGTGTGGGACTGATGACAGGTCCTACTCGTTCCGGTCCCTGGATGGAATAAAGGTAGGTCATTAA